Part of the Hydrogenothermus marinus genome is shown below.
ATTTGGAGGATGGAATCCATTTAGAGAACTTGCAAGAATTGAAAATGAACTTAACAGATTATTTACAGATGTATTTCCAGCACAAAAAGATATTTCAGAAGTTCAAGTTTGGGCTCCAAGAGTAGATATTTACGAAAAAGACAACAATATAGTTGTAGAAGCGGAAATACCAGGTGCTAAAAAAGAAGATATTGAAGTAAAAATCAAAGAAAACAACTTGGTAATAAGAGGAGAAGTTAAAAAAGAAGAAGAGAAAAAAGATGAAAACTATTACAGAAGTGAAAGATTTTATGGAAAATTTGAAAGAGTAATACCTTTACCAGCAGAAGTAAAAGCCGAAGAAGCTAAAGCTGAAGTGAAAGATGGAATCTTAAAAGTAATTATTCCAAAAGAAACATCAGAAAAAGAAATAAAAGTAGAACTTAAGTAATATTCGAAAGGGGATGAATTATCCCCTTTTTTATTTTAAAATTTTTATATGATTAAAATTTATCATTATGACGAAGAAAATTTTAAGCTTATTTTCAGGCTTTATACAAAAGAAGGGATAAAGACTATTTCTAAAATTTTAGCTAAAATAAATGATAATATCTATTTAGATTGGGAATATATCTTAGAAGAATTAGATGAAAGAGATCCAATTATTGGTAAAAGATTAACTATTGAATTAATAAAAACACCTTTTAAAAATTATATCTTAATTTCACCATACTCTAAAAAACTGGAAATTTGTGCATTAATTCCTGTATAATTTCAAGAAAAACATAAATGGATATGTAAATGTCTGTAAGTTTATCCTTAGATAGTTTTAAAAAATTAGCAAATAACTATAATGTTATACCTATATGGAAAGAAATTGTTTCGGATATTGATACACCTTTATCTGTATTTTTAAAAATAAAATCAGAAGATAGATTTAATTTCTTGTTTGAAAGTGTAGAACAAGGTGAAAATATTGGAAGATATTCATTTATAGGTTCATCAAAATCTGTATATATAAAATCTAAGAAAAGTTTTATAGAAAGTTACAATCAAGGGAAAGTAGAAATAAAAGAAACTAAAGATCCATTAGAAGAAATAAAAACTATTATAAAAAATTTCAAACCATATAAAGATGAAAATCTACCTCCTTTCTGGGGCGGTATTGTAGGATATATAGGATATGACGTTATACACTTTTATGAGCCTATTCCTGATATAAAGCCTGATACTTTAAAACTTCCTGATATATTCTTTTTCTTAAGTGATGAAGTTATAGCTTTTGATAATATTAACAAAAAAATTAAGATAATAGTCTCTGCATTTATTGATGAAAATTCAGATATAGAAAAACTTTATGAAGAAAGTATTAAAAAAATAAATGAAATAGAATCTAAGTTAGAAGAAGAAAAAAATATAAAAAGATTATCAATTAAGGAAATTTCTTCAGTTAAAATAGAAAACTGGAAATCTAATTTCAAAAAAGAAGATTTTCTAAATGCTGTAAAAAAGGCTAAAGATTATATAAGAGAAGGTGATATTATTCAAGTAGTAATATCCCAAAGATTTTCTAAAAGATTAAATACTGAACCTTTAAATATTTATAGAGCTATTAGAATCATAAATCCATCTCCTTATCTTTTTTATCTTGATTTAAAAGATATAAAGCTTATAGGTTCTTCTCCAGAAATACTTGTTTCTGTAAAAGATGGAAAGATATTTACTAAACCTATAGCAGGTACAAGACCAAGAGGAAAAACTACAGAAGAAGATGAGAAGCTTGAAAAAGAGCTTTTATCAGATGAAAAAGAAAAAGCAGAGCATTTAATGCTTGTTGACCTTGCAAGAAATGATGTTGGTAAAGTAGCAAAAGCTAAATCTGTTAATGTAGATAGATTTATGTATATAGAGAGATATTCTCATGTAATGCATATAGTTTCTGATGTGTCAGGGCAATTAAGAAAAGATTTACATCCAATAGATGTTTTAAAATCAGTTTTTCCTGTAGGAACTGTAAGTGGTGCTCCAAAAGTTAGAGCTATGCAGATAATAGAAGAACTTGAGCCAGATAAAAGAGGGCCTTATGCAGGAGCAGTAGGATATATATCTTTTGATGGAAATCTTGATACTGCAATAGCAATAAGAACAGCTATAGTTCAAGGAGAAAATATATATATTCAAGCTGGAGCTGGAATTGTAGCAGATAGTATTCCTGAAAAAGAGTATGAAGAGACAGTTAATAAAGCAAAAGGAATGATAAAAGCAGTAGAAATTGCTGAAAATAGTTAGGTAATATTTTATTTCTTTTCTATATGTCTGTCTCTAAGGATTAACTTCATAGGTGTTTTTTCTAATCCAAGTAATTTTCTTAAGTTATTTTCCAGATATTTAACATAATTTGCTTTAAATCCTTGAGGATAATTAACAAAAAGTAAAAATGCAGGTGGTTTTCCTTCAAGTTGAGTACCATAATATATCTTTAAAGGTTTTCCTTGATAAGTAGGAGGAGCTTGTAAAGTTTGAAGTTGTTTTAATGCTCTATTTAATTTTCCTGTACCAACTCTTTTCCAAGCTTGATTATATACTTCAATAATTTCATTTAATAATTTATCTATATTTATTTTTTTCTTGGCAGAAACAAAAATAATTGGTGCATATGGTAAGAAATAAAGTTTTTCTCTAATTTGAGTTTCTAAAGCTTTTAAAATATCTTTTCTTTTTGGAAGTCTATCTATTTTATTTACTGCTATGATAGCAGGTTTATAATACTTTTGAATAAGATGAGCTATTTTTTGATCTTGTTCTGTTGCTCCTTGCTCAGCATCTATTACTAATACTACTACATCTGCTTTTTTTATAGATTCTAAGGTTCTTCCTACACTGAAAAATTCTATTCCATAATCTATATTTTTCTTTTTCCTAAGCCCTGCAGTATCTAAGAATAAAAATTTTTGTCCATCTTTTTCAAAGATTGTATCTACTGTATCTCTTGTAGTTCCAGGGATGTTAGAAACTAAAGCTCTTTCTTCTCCAAGTATTGCATTTAATAAAGAAGATTTTCCAGCATTTGGTTTTCCTACTAATGCTACTTTTATAAAATCTGATTTAGTTTCTTTTTCTTTATTTTCTTTTAAAGCTTCCCTTTCATAATCAGGAATATCTTCTATTATTTGATCTAAAAGATCAGCTACTCCCATTTTTTGAATAGTAGAAATAGGAAAGATTTTATCAAATCCAAGTTCATAAAATTCATATATATTATCTTCCTTTTCTGGATTGTCTATTTTATTAACTGCTACATAAACAGGTTTTTCTGTTTTATGTAATATTCTTGCTATATCTTTGTCAGCTTCTGTCAGTCCTGTTTGCCCATCTACCACCAAAATAAAAGCATCTGCATTTTCTAACTCTTTTTCTATCTCTTTTCTTATATAAGGTGCAAATTTATCTGTATCTGATTGGATATATCCGCCAGTGTCTACAATTTCAAAAGGAATATTCCTCCAATCAGTAGTTGAAATTAATCTATCCCTTGTAACTCCCGGAATATCTTCAACTATTGCTTTTCTTTTTCCTATTATTCTATTAAACAAGGAAGATTTACCAACATTTGGCCTTCCAACTATGGCTACTCTATACATTCTTTTCCTCTTTATGTTATAAATATATTCTAATTAAAAAATTAAGGGGAATTAATAATGAGATATATTTTAACTATTTTAGCATTTTTAAATATATCTTTTGCTTATGAAAATTTAAATCCAAAACAGTTTTACAATTTATTAAATAAAACAAAAGATGCAATACTTTTAGACGTAAGAACTCCTCAGGAGTTTTACCAAGAAGGACATATTCCAAATGCTAATTTAATTCCAGTTCAGCTTTTTAAATATATATTTTTAGCAGGGAAAGGAATAAAAGAAAGACCTGTATTTGTATATTGTAGAAGTGGTAATAGAAGTGCAATAGCATCAAAACTTTTAGAGAAGTGGGGAGTAAAAAAGGTTTATAATCTAAATGGTGGCATATTAAACTGGAAAAAAGAAAATCTTCCTATAGAAAAATAACTTAATAACAGTAATTACTGTAAAATATAAGTAATTAAAGTTTTAATCATAGGAGGATTTTATGCTTATTAAAGAAAGACTTTTTACTCCAGGTCCAGTACCACTTCCACCACAAGTAATAAAAGCTTTAGGACAACAGATAATACATCATAGAACACCTGAATTCACCAATGCGTTTTTACAAGTAAGAGAAAAACTTCAAAAACTTTTAAAAACAAAAAGAGATGTTTTGATGTTTGCATCTTCAGGAACAGGAGCTATGGAAGCTTCTATAGTTAACTTTTTTAGTGAAGAAGATACTGTTTTAGTTATAAATGCAGGTAAATTTGGACAAAGATGGAGAGAAATAGCTAAAAGATATAATCTTAAAGTTATAGATTATGAAATTCCTTGGGGAAAAACTTACGATAAAGAAAAATTAATCGAAATACTTGGTAAATATCCCCAAATAAAAGGAATATTAGTTCAACAGTCAGAAACCTCAACAACAACTTATCATGATGTTAAATTTTTAGCAGAAAAAGCAAATGAAATGCTTGAAGACTGTCTTATTGTAGTAGATGGAATTACATCTGTAGGGGTTTATGAAGTTTATCCTGAAGAAGTTGGAATAGATATTTTAGTTACAGGCTCTCAAAAAGCTTTAATGCTACCACCGGGACTTTCTATTTTATATTATAGTGAGAAAGCAGAAAAAAGACTTGATACATCAAACCTTCCAAAATATTACTTTGATGTAAAAGCAGAGAGCAAAAAACAAGCAAAAGGTCAAACTGCTTATACACCTGCAATAAATTTAATACTTGCTTTAAATGAAAGCTTAAACTTAATCCTTGATGAAGGTTTGGAAAATCTTGCAAAAAGACATGAAGTTATGGCAAA
Proteins encoded:
- a CDS encoding Hsp20/alpha crystallin family protein, which translates into the protein MDRRNLPAFGGWNPFRELARIENELNRLFTDVFPAQKDISEVQVWAPRVDIYEKDNNIVVEAEIPGAKKEDIEVKIKENNLVIRGEVKKEEEKKDENYYRSERFYGKFERVIPLPAEVKAEEAKAEVKDGILKVIIPKETSEKEIKVELK
- the trpE gene encoding anthranilate synthase component I; amino-acid sequence: MSVSLSLDSFKKLANNYNVIPIWKEIVSDIDTPLSVFLKIKSEDRFNFLFESVEQGENIGRYSFIGSSKSVYIKSKKSFIESYNQGKVEIKETKDPLEEIKTIIKNFKPYKDENLPPFWGGIVGYIGYDVIHFYEPIPDIKPDTLKLPDIFFFLSDEVIAFDNINKKIKIIVSAFIDENSDIEKLYEESIKKINEIESKLEEEKNIKRLSIKEISSVKIENWKSNFKKEDFLNAVKKAKDYIREGDIIQVVISQRFSKRLNTEPLNIYRAIRIINPSPYLFYLDLKDIKLIGSSPEILVSVKDGKIFTKPIAGTRPRGKTTEEDEKLEKELLSDEKEKAEHLMLVDLARNDVGKVAKAKSVNVDRFMYIERYSHVMHIVSDVSGQLRKDLHPIDVLKSVFPVGTVSGAPKVRAMQIIEELEPDKRGPYAGAVGYISFDGNLDTAIAIRTAIVQGENIYIQAGAGIVADSIPEKEYEETVNKAKGMIKAVEIAENS
- the der gene encoding ribosome biogenesis GTPase Der translates to MYRVAIVGRPNVGKSSLFNRIIGKRKAIVEDIPGVTRDRLISTTDWRNIPFEIVDTGGYIQSDTDKFAPYIRKEIEKELENADAFILVVDGQTGLTEADKDIARILHKTEKPVYVAVNKIDNPEKEDNIYEFYELGFDKIFPISTIQKMGVADLLDQIIEDIPDYEREALKENKEKETKSDFIKVALVGKPNAGKSSLLNAILGEERALVSNIPGTTRDTVDTIFEKDGQKFLFLDTAGLRKKKNIDYGIEFFSVGRTLESIKKADVVVLVIDAEQGATEQDQKIAHLIQKYYKPAIIAVNKIDRLPKRKDILKALETQIREKLYFLPYAPIIFVSAKKKINIDKLLNEIIEVYNQAWKRVGTGKLNRALKQLQTLQAPPTYQGKPLKIYYGTQLEGKPPAFLLFVNYPQGFKANYVKYLENNLRKLLGLEKTPMKLILRDRHIEKK
- a CDS encoding rhodanese-like domain-containing protein; translation: MRYILTILAFLNISFAYENLNPKQFYNLLNKTKDAILLDVRTPQEFYQEGHIPNANLIPVQLFKYIFLAGKGIKERPVFVYCRSGNRSAIASKLLEKWGVKKVYNLNGGILNWKKENLPIEK
- a CDS encoding pyridoxal-phosphate-dependent aminotransferase family protein, with the translated sequence MLIKERLFTPGPVPLPPQVIKALGQQIIHHRTPEFTNAFLQVREKLQKLLKTKRDVLMFASSGTGAMEASIVNFFSEEDTVLVINAGKFGQRWREIAKRYNLKVIDYEIPWGKTYDKEKLIEILGKYPQIKGILVQQSETSTTTYHDVKFLAEKANEMLEDCLIVVDGITSVGVYEVYPEEVGIDILVTGSQKALMLPPGLSILYYSEKAEKRLDTSNLPKYYFDVKAESKKQAKGQTAYTPAINLILALNESLNLILDEGLENLAKRHEVMAKATREAVQELGLKLLSESPANSATGVYAPEGINADDLRKQLLKIGFRVAGGQDHLKGKIFRIAHMGYFDFMDMIQVIAGLEIALQKIGYPVEFGKAVSKAQEIIREVL